A DNA window from Stenotrophomonas sp. 57 contains the following coding sequences:
- a CDS encoding AMP-binding protein, producing MSASELRSRVLELTQWLQRTGITCVASRLDNGPDWVVLDLALRIAEVVHVPLPTFFSDEQVQHALQTSGAQLLVLAEGAPPPCGITAAPMALPTLSAHGLGLYAPAGSTLPLGTACVTYTSGSTGRPRGVCLSAGTLMATAASLADAAGDIAPRRHLCLMPLSTLLENVAGLYAALLSGAEIALPSLQEIGYTGAAGLDVRTLLSCLNRYRPESIILVPQLLLALVMAGEQGAELPASLRYLAVGGGRVSPGLLSRARRLGLPVFEGYGLTECGSVVCLNRPGAQRDGTVGQPLPHVRVQIMDGEIVVSGARALGYLGGESLPEGPIRTGDLGHIDADGFVHVTGRRKNVFITAFGRNVSPEWVESELLSHPAIAQALVWGEGQADNLALLVPRIAQQSSGALDAALSTINAGLPDYARIARYVTVAPFSANAGLLTANGRIRREAILAHYQAEIDAAYRRPAFSTLGDPA from the coding sequence CTGAGTGCGTCCGAGCTGCGGTCTCGCGTACTGGAACTGACACAGTGGCTGCAGCGGACAGGTATCACCTGCGTTGCCAGTCGCCTGGACAACGGCCCCGACTGGGTGGTGCTCGACCTGGCCCTTCGCATTGCCGAAGTGGTGCACGTACCGTTGCCCACCTTCTTCTCGGATGAACAAGTGCAGCACGCACTGCAGACCAGCGGTGCCCAGCTGCTGGTGCTGGCGGAGGGCGCGCCGCCGCCGTGCGGGATCACGGCCGCACCAATGGCGTTGCCGACACTGAGTGCGCACGGCTTAGGCCTGTACGCTCCTGCTGGCAGTACCCTGCCGCTTGGCACGGCCTGCGTGACCTACACCTCGGGCAGCACAGGGCGCCCGCGCGGCGTATGCCTCTCTGCCGGAACGTTGATGGCCACCGCCGCGTCATTGGCAGATGCCGCAGGTGACATCGCGCCACGCCGACATCTGTGCCTGATGCCGCTGTCGACGCTCTTGGAGAACGTCGCGGGATTGTACGCGGCGTTGTTGTCGGGCGCCGAGATCGCGCTGCCGTCCCTGCAGGAGATCGGTTACACCGGCGCAGCAGGGTTGGATGTCCGCACGCTGCTGAGCTGCCTCAATCGTTACCGCCCCGAGAGCATCATCCTGGTGCCGCAGCTACTCCTGGCCCTGGTCATGGCGGGGGAGCAGGGGGCTGAACTGCCAGCATCGCTGCGATACCTGGCCGTTGGGGGAGGCCGGGTTTCTCCCGGTCTTCTGTCGCGGGCACGGCGCCTGGGGCTGCCGGTGTTCGAAGGCTACGGCCTGACCGAGTGCGGGTCGGTGGTGTGCCTGAATCGTCCTGGTGCCCAGCGCGATGGCACGGTGGGGCAACCCCTGCCGCACGTGCGGGTGCAGATCATGGACGGAGAAATCGTGGTGTCCGGTGCGCGTGCACTGGGGTATCTGGGCGGTGAGTCGCTGCCGGAGGGGCCCATCCGCACCGGTGATCTGGGACACATCGATGCCGACGGCTTCGTGCATGTGACTGGGCGGCGCAAGAACGTCTTCATCACTGCATTTGGCCGCAACGTGTCGCCCGAATGGGTGGAGAGCGAACTGCTTTCGCACCCGGCCATCGCGCAGGCCCTGGTCTGGGGGGAAGGGCAGGCCGACAACCTGGCATTGCTGGTTCCGCGCATCGCGCAGCAGAGCTCCGGCGCGCTCGACGCGGCGCTGTCCACCATCAACGCCGGCCTGCCCGACTACGCGCGCATCGCGCGCTACGTCACCGTCGCGCCATTCAGTGCGAACGCCGGCCTGTTGACCGCCAATGGTCGCATTCGTCGCGAGGCCATCCTCGCCCACTACCAGGCAGAGATCGACGCCGCCTACCGGCGCCCTGCGTTCAGCACCCTCGGAGACCCTGCATGA
- a CDS encoding SDR family oxidoreductase, with translation MDLRGRTVVLTGASGGIGRLVCSGLVGEGAQVVAVGRGHDRLQALTDTLPEGAVIPVVADIGTAAGRGTLLAKIDALSRPPSVLVVGHASAAFGLFGAQTEQALEQLMQTNLVGSMLLIRALLPLLERQSHASVAVLGSTFGSLAFPGFAAYSASKFGLRGLVEGLGREYAGSTVKFQYLSPRATRTDFNSGAVDAMNAELGVSHDSAEKVATALLQALRSGNPRLQIGWPERLFARLNGLLPELVDRSLRKQLPIVRRHASSGTTAASSSASPPSKDTSHEAHAG, from the coding sequence ATGGACCTGCGTGGACGTACGGTCGTTCTGACCGGAGCCAGCGGCGGCATCGGAAGGTTGGTCTGCAGCGGCCTGGTGGGCGAGGGCGCGCAGGTCGTGGCGGTGGGGCGGGGCCACGATCGGCTGCAGGCGCTCACCGACACGTTGCCGGAAGGGGCTGTCATACCGGTCGTTGCCGATATCGGCACGGCGGCGGGCCGCGGCACGTTGCTGGCGAAAATCGATGCGCTATCCAGGCCGCCTTCGGTGCTGGTCGTAGGCCATGCCAGCGCCGCCTTCGGACTGTTCGGCGCGCAGACCGAACAGGCGTTGGAGCAGCTGATGCAGACCAACCTGGTTGGCTCCATGCTGCTGATCCGCGCCTTGTTACCCTTGTTGGAGCGGCAGTCGCACGCCAGCGTGGCCGTTCTCGGCTCGACGTTCGGCAGCCTGGCCTTCCCGGGTTTTGCCGCTTACAGCGCCAGCAAGTTCGGATTGCGCGGCCTGGTCGAAGGACTGGGCCGCGAGTATGCCGGCAGCACAGTCAAGTTCCAGTACCTCTCACCACGCGCCACCCGCACCGATTTCAATAGCGGCGCCGTGGATGCCATGAACGCTGAACTGGGCGTTTCCCACGACTCGGCCGAGAAGGTCGCGACGGCCTTGTTGCAGGCACTGCGCTCTGGCAATCCGCGCTTGCAGATTGGCTGGCCAGAGCGGCTGTTCGCGCGGTTGAACGGCCTGCTGCCCGAGCTGGTGGACCGTAGCCTCCGCAAACAGTTACCCATCGTCAGGCGCCACGCCAGCAGTGGCACCACCGCAGCGAGTTCTTCCGCATCCCCTCCCAGCAAGGACACCTCCCATGAAGCGCACGCAGGGTAA
- a CDS encoding iron-containing redox enzyme family protein has product MSFHDHLLAQTASERQSLLEIPIIGDALTGRIDRGDYLAFLQQAYHHVRHTVPLLMACGSRLPARLEWLRTAIGEYIEEEMGHQEWVLDDIAGAGGDRSAAATSEPALATELMVSYAYDTIQRGNPVGFFGMVLVLEGTSVALATQAANTLQTSLDLPRNAFSYLLSHGDLDIEHVGFFKSLMDRLDDPGDQQAVIHAARRFYVLYGDIFRTLRSGGARMAEAA; this is encoded by the coding sequence ATGAGCTTCCACGATCACCTTCTTGCCCAGACCGCCAGCGAGCGCCAGTCGCTGCTGGAGATTCCCATCATCGGCGACGCACTGACGGGCCGCATCGACCGCGGCGACTATTTGGCGTTCCTGCAGCAGGCGTACCACCACGTGCGCCACACGGTACCGCTGCTGATGGCCTGTGGCTCGCGCCTGCCTGCGCGCCTGGAATGGCTGCGGACCGCGATCGGTGAGTACATCGAAGAAGAGATGGGCCACCAGGAATGGGTACTGGACGATATTGCAGGCGCCGGTGGTGATCGGTCCGCTGCTGCAACATCCGAACCCGCACTGGCCACCGAACTCATGGTCAGCTACGCCTACGACACCATCCAGCGCGGGAACCCTGTGGGCTTCTTTGGCATGGTACTGGTGCTGGAGGGCACCAGTGTGGCGCTGGCAACGCAGGCTGCAAACACCCTGCAGACGTCGTTGGATCTTCCGCGCAACGCCTTCAGCTATCTGCTCTCGCATGGCGATCTGGACATCGAGCATGTCGGCTTCTTCAAATCGCTGATGGACAGGCTGGATGATCCCGGCGACCAGCAGGCCGTTATCCACGCGGCACGCCGCTTCTACGTGCTGTACGGCGATATCTTCCGCACCCTGCGCAGTGGCGGCGCGCGTATGGCGGAGGCGGCCTGA
- a CDS encoding thermostable hemolysin has translation MDMIPQPIPMAPHPGRFAEANLVGPDHPLRGQVQSFIADTYRQRFDAEVRDFMPQLLAYRDTQGALVAAVGLRHADSGPLFVEHYLDAPVEAVLAQHLSSAPRRAQIAEVGHFAASTAGIARELIVQLAWILRAADVDWVMFVATQQLRNAFVRLHLAPLELVPARAERMGDSAGDWGRYYESQPRVMCGDIREGIAFLGGKACSIDPMDAASSVGVAG, from the coding sequence ATGGACATGATCCCTCAGCCGATTCCAATGGCCCCGCATCCGGGCAGATTCGCGGAAGCCAACCTCGTGGGGCCTGATCATCCGCTACGTGGACAGGTGCAGTCCTTCATCGCCGACACCTATCGTCAGCGCTTCGATGCCGAAGTCCGTGACTTCATGCCACAGTTACTGGCCTACCGCGATACGCAGGGGGCACTAGTGGCGGCAGTCGGGCTTCGACACGCAGACAGTGGCCCGCTGTTTGTGGAGCACTATCTGGATGCGCCCGTCGAGGCCGTGCTGGCGCAGCACCTTTCCAGTGCACCTCGGCGAGCGCAGATTGCCGAAGTGGGCCACTTTGCCGCGTCGACGGCGGGCATCGCACGCGAGCTGATCGTGCAGCTGGCCTGGATCCTGCGCGCCGCCGATGTAGATTGGGTGATGTTTGTGGCGACGCAACAGCTGCGCAACGCGTTCGTCCGTCTGCATCTGGCACCGCTCGAACTGGTGCCCGCGCGTGCCGAGCGCATGGGCGACAGCGCGGGCGACTGGGGCCGCTACTATGAATCGCAACCGCGTGTGATGTGCGGCGATATCCGCGAAGGCATCGCCTTTCTTGGCGGAAAGGCCTGCTCGATAGACCCAATGGATGCGGCCAGTTCCGTGGGGGTGGCCGGATGA